The proteins below are encoded in one region of Aulosira sp. FACHB-615:
- a CDS encoding VOC family protein, translated as MKTLGIHHIAIICSDYERSKRFYVEVLGFAIIQETFRAARNSYKLDLRVNEHTQIELFSFPNPPQRFSNPEACGLRHLAFAVENIEATVADLNLHNIETENIRVDEITGKKFTFFQDPDNLPLEIYEV; from the coding sequence ATGAAAACTCTTGGCATTCATCACATAGCAATTATTTGTTCCGACTATGAACGCTCGAAAAGATTTTACGTAGAAGTTCTCGGCTTTGCCATTATTCAAGAAACATTTCGAGCCGCCAGAAACTCTTATAAACTAGATTTACGTGTTAATGAACATACCCAAATTGAATTATTTTCTTTTCCCAATCCTCCCCAACGATTCAGCAATCCTGAAGCTTGTGGTTTAAGACATTTAGCCTTTGCTGTGGAAAATATAGAAGCAACCGTGGCTGACTTAAACTTGCACAACATAGAGACAGAAAACATTAGGGTTGATGAAATTACGGGTAAGAAGTTTACCTTTTTCCAAGACCCAGATAACTTACCATTAGAAATTTATGAAGTTTAA